The Methanobrevibacter boviskoreani JH1 genomic interval TAGGGAAAAATTTGAGATACAACTATATAAATCCCTTGAAGATATTAATGTAATTGCACTTTTAATGGCTGCTATTAGGACCGAGTATGATTTTGAAAATAATCTTGTAAGGGAAGTGGATATATCCGATGATCCTGCATATCTTTATACCGATGAGGTTTTAGGTCTTTCTATTGCTAATCAGATAGCAGGCACTAAAGCAAGATTTAATTTTGTACGTTATGATCAAGCAAAACCTGGTATACTGTATGGTTTAGGTCCAATGTTAGATGACATTATTGGAGGACTAATAGCTGGTGTGATGAGTAAGATTTTTGAAGAATCTTAATTTATACTTTTCATTTTTAAAATCCAATAGATTTTAGTTTTATTTTTAAAATTGGGATATAATTAAATATTTTTAATCTTAAATTTTATTATAAATTATTTTTATAATAATTAGATACGCTTTTATTAATTATTGGTATTTGGACTATTTTGTGGTATTTATAGTTTATTTTAAAGCACAATTTCAACTGTAAATATAGATTTTTTATTTAAAAATATACTTGTGGTTTTATTCTAATTTAAACCCCTTTTTCAAGTGTAAAATTTATTTTCAGAGGGTTTAACTGTTTATTTTCAATTTTTCCATTATTTTTTAATCGATTTTTTCATATTTTCAAACTATATTTTTGTCTATTATTTTTAGATTTTTTTTATAAATATTTGTACTTTTAATTGAATTTTTATCTGTTTTGTATAGTTTCACTGATTCTGTGATTTTACTTATAAATTTCCTGATTATCTAATTTTTATAATGAATATTTGTTTTTTAAAAAATTCTTATTTTGTTCAATATTTGCTTAAATATTTCTTTTAAAAATCACATGTTTTTTAATTAAATTTATAAAAATGTTTACACTTGAAACTTATCTTTCAATATTGTTAATTAAATAGCTTCAACTTTGAAATTTTCTATTTTTAATTTGGTGGTTTCATTTAGTTTTTAACTGGGAGTTTCTGTTTTTAGTTTGGTGGTTTTCATTTAGTTTTTAACTGGGAGTTTCTGTTTTTAGTTTGGTGGTTTCATTTAGTTTTTAACTGGGAGTTTCTGTTTTTAGTTTGGTGGTTTTCATTTAGTTTTAACTGGGAGTTTCTGTTTTTAGTTTGGTGGTTTTCATTTAGTTTTTAACTGGGAGTTTCTGTTTTTAGTTTGGTGGTTTTCATTTAGTTTTTAACTGGGAGTTTCTATTTTTTAATTTAATATTCCAATTAATTTTAGTTTTAAAATTTTTTAAATTATCTAAATTTCATATTATTAAAATGTATTTTACATATTTATATTAATAATAAATTATTAAAATGAAATTGAATAAAAAATTAATTTTATCAAATTGGATTTTATTAAGAAAAAGTATTTGTGTGGTGTTATAATACCAGTTGAGGATAAACCTAATAATGAGGATTTAAGTAAAAACAAGGATGAATATTTTGACGATGAAAGGGAAAACAGTTCTTTTTTCCGTTCTTTGGCAGGTCTTGTAACATTTTCAACCATTATACCTTTGGGTGTATATACCTCAATAGAATCAGTTGTAAGTTTAACCTGGCTATGGCCATTACTTAATGCTTTTATAGGTCTTTTAGGTGTAATGATTGCATATTTCCTATTGTATTACATACATTTTTCAAGCCCTCTTATAGCCATTATTGTGTATGCATTCTTTTTAATTATCATGGGATATAATCATCTTGATGGTCTTTTGGATTTTGCAGATGGTGTAATGGTACATGGTGGTTATGATAAGAAGATTAGTGTGATGAGAGATCCGATTGTTGGTACTGGAGGTATTGCTACATTTGCTATAGTTTCTCTAATGACTGTTGCAGCGTTAATTAGTATCATTAATTATCAGGCTTTATGGGCAATACTTATTGGGGAGATGTCTGCTAAGATTGCTTTATGTACTGTTTGTGTAAGTTCTAAACCGTCAAACTCAGGTATCGGTAAATATTTTGTTGAGAATATGCCTATTCCAAATTATGTTGCATCCTTATTAATAGGATTTATTATAGGATACTATTTACTTGGATATATCGGTGTTTTCGGTGTAATCGGTGGAATGTTTGGTGGTGGAATAGTCTCCCTAATTGCAAAACGTAATTTTGGTGTTGCAACTGGTGATGTGTTAGGGGCATCTAATGAGATTGGAAGACTTTTCTCATTATTGTTCCTGGTAATTGGGTTAAGTTTATTTTAATCAATTTCCAGTTTTATTTTTAATTTCTTTTTTTAGCTCTTTTTATTTTATCAAGTATCTTTTCTTATTCAAATTCTTTTTAACTTGATTTTGTTTGGTATTTTTTATTATCTAAATTATTTTTTTAGTTTTTTGGTTTATTAGCTGTTGTTTTTCTATTCAAACTCTTTTTTTTAAGTTAATTTTATCAGATATTGCTTATTTATCGGAATTTTTTAGAATATTATTAAACTCCTCTAGATTGAATGAATTTCCTTTATTTTTAGATGGAATATACTTTTTAATATATGGTTTGTTGGTTTTGGATGTTTCTAAATCAGTTAGATAATCTAGAAAATTGTTGATTTCATAGATAATATTGATTATTTCCTCTCTGGAATTGGGATATTCAAGTTTTAGAAAAGGGATATTCTCTTTTCTAATCAGATGTTCCATTAAACGTCTTGTATTTACACATCCATTTCCACCAAATAGGATTAATTCATTTAATGTATTATACATATGATTGTTGCTATTTCCCCTTAACATTATAACTGCATCGGCCTCCTCAATGATAGGGCCATGTACAGACATTCTTCCAAGAACACCTGAGGGCAATTCTATTCCACTATATTTTATGCCTCTGGTAGGTTTTAAATCAGGCATATAATCTATGGATTTTTCAGAGCTTTTATTAAGGTCTCCTTTTTTAATTTCCTTGTTCTGTTTTTGAAAATCCTTCTCTTTTTGTATATCATTATAATGTGATAATAATTGGTGGTTAGATTTGTT includes:
- a CDS encoding DUF2112 family protein — encoded protein: MKVAVIPDSAMILINQVNKSNHQLLSHYNDIQKEKDFQKQNKEIKKGDLNKSSEKSIDYMPDLKPTRGIKYSGIELPSGVLGRMSVHGPIIEEADAVIMLRGNSNNHMYNTLNELILFGGNGCVNTRRLMEHLIRKENIPFLKLEYPNSREEIINIIYEINNFLDYLTDLETSKTNKPYIKKYIPSKNKGNSFNLEEFNNILKNSDK
- the cobS gene encoding adenosylcobinamide-GDP ribazoletransferase — protein: MDFIKKKYLCGVIIPVEDKPNNEDLSKNKDEYFDDERENSSFFRSLAGLVTFSTIIPLGVYTSIESVVSLTWLWPLLNAFIGLLGVMIAYFLLYYIHFSSPLIAIIVYAFFLIIMGYNHLDGLLDFADGVMVHGGYDKKISVMRDPIVGTGGIATFAIVSLMTVAALISIINYQALWAILIGEMSAKIALCTVCVSSKPSNSGIGKYFVENMPIPNYVASLLIGFIIGYYLLGYIGVFGVIGGMFGGGIVSLIAKRNFGVATGDVLGASNEIGRLFSLLFLVIGLSLF